CGATCTGCTGGTAACCCTGATGGGCAGCAATAAGGTCATGAGCCGTGAGCAACTGCTGGAGCGTGTCTGGAAGTACGAGAGTGCAACAGAGACCAACGTTGTAGATGTTTATATTCGTTATCTGCGCAGTAAAATTGATGTGGAAGGGCAGCCAAGCTATATCAAAACTGTTCGCGGTGTTGGTTATGCCATGCAAGAATAAAAATTCAAAACTCTGTTCTCCTTAGGAGACGGAGTTTTTTTGCGCTTGTTACAGTATTGATCGGAGAAATAATGCGGACTCTCTGACAATTCTATGCAATCGTTTTCGTTAAAATATAGCAAGAATATGGCTGGTAAAGAGAGATTTTAGCCTTTGGGATGCAAAAAAAGAGAAAATATTTTTATAAAAGCCTTTACAAAATAAAAAATCGTGCTATAATAGATGTATCTAAATGCAAACGATTTCACAAAAAGGAGTGGTTTGCAAAAAATATAAGGAGGTCTGAATGATGAAAGATTCATTCAAGAACATTTTTAGCTTTGAATTTTGGCAAAAATTCGGTAAAGCTTTGATGGTGGTCGTTGCTGTTATGCCGGCAGCAGGACTGATGATTAGTATCGGTAAATCGATTCCGATGATTAATCCAAATCTAGGTGTTTTAGTCACTACCGGTGGTGTTTTAGAGCAGATTGGTTGGGGGGTTATTGGTAACCTGCATATCCTCTTTGCTTTGGCTATCGGTGGAAGCTGGGCTAAAGAGCGAGCTGGCGGTGCCTTTGCAGCTGGTCTGTCCTTTATCCTGATTAACCGTATTACTGGTGTTATGTTTGGCGTTACTGGTGATATGTTAGCTGATAAGACAGCTGTAGTTAAAACCATGTTTGGTGCTTCTATTAAGGTTTCTGACTATTTCATCAGTGTTTTGGAGTCACCAGCTCTGAATATGGGTGTCTTTGTCGGAATCATCGCTGGTTTTGTCGGAGCAACAGCTTACAACAAATACTATAACTTCCGTAAATTGCCAGATGCCTTGTCATTCTTCAATGGTAAGCGTTTTGTACCTTTCGTTGTTATCTTGCGCTCAGCAATCGTAGCAATTGTTTTGTCATTCGTATGGCCAGTTGTTCAATCAGGTATCAACAGCTTTGGTGTTTGGATTGCTAACTCACAAGATACTGCGCCAGTTTTGGCACCATTCATCTATGGTACTTTGGAACGTCTCTTGCTTCCATTTGGTTTGCACCACATGTTGACCATCCCGATGAACTACACAGAGCTAGGTGGTGTTTATGAGGTTATTACTGGTTCTGGTGCGGGAACAACCGTAGCTGGTCAAGATCCACTTTGGTTGGCTTGGGTAACTGACTTGGTTGGTACGAAATCAGCTGATCCTTCTACTTACCAACACTTACTTGAGACTGTTCACCCAGCTCGCTTCAAAGTTGGTCAGATGATTGGTTCTTTCGGTATCCTTATGGGGGTAGCAGCAGCTATCTATCACAATGTGGATGCTGATAAGAAACACAAATACAAAGGTATGATGATTGCGACTGCTTTGGCGACCTTCTTGACAGGGGTTACTGAGCCAATCGAGTACATGTTCATGTTTGTAGCAACTCCTCTTTACCTGATTTACTCAGTTGTTCAGGGTGCTGCTTTTGCAATGGCTGATATCGTAAACCTTCGTGTACACTCATTCGGTTCTATCGAATTCTTGACCCGTACTCCAATGGCCATCAATGCTGGCTTAGGAATGGATATCATTAACTTCATCTGGGTAACGATTCTCTTTGGTGTTGTGATGTACCTCATTTCTAACTTCATGATCAAGAAGTTCAACTATGCAACTCCAGGACGTAACGGCAACTACGAAACAGCAGACGGTTCAGATGAAGCTTCTTCATCAGAGTCAACTGGTGGTAAAGTTGCTGAAGCTTCTCAAGCAGTAAATGTTATCAACCTTCTGGGTGGTCGTGCTAATATCGTAGATGTAGATGCATGTATGACTCGTCTGCGTGTGACTGTCAAAGATGCTGAAAAAGTTGGAACAGAAGAACAGTGGAAAGCTGAAGGCGCTATGGGCTTGGTTATGAAAGGCCAAGGTGTTCAAGCTATCTACGGACCAAAAGCCGACGTTCTTAAATCTGATATTCAAGACTTGTTGGATTCTGGTGAAGTGATTCCTGAAACACTTCCTAGCCAAAAAGTAGAATCAGCTGCTGCCGAAGTTTCTTACAAAGGTGTGACTGAGGAAGTTGAAACTGTAGCGGACGGTCAAGTTATTGACTTGGCAGATGTTAAAGATCCAGTCTTCTCACAAAAAATGATGGGTGATGGATTTGCAGTTGAGCCTGAAAATGGTAAGATTTATTCACCAGTTGCTGGTACAGTAACTAGCGTCTTCCCTAGCAAGCATGCTATCGGTCTTGTGACAGATAACGGTCTGGAAGTCTTGGTACATATTGGTTTGGAAACTGTTAGCCTCGAAGGTAAACCATTCGAAGTTCATGTTTCTGAAGGGCAAAAAGTTGCAGCTGGCGATCTTCTAGTCACAGCTGACTTGGAAGCAATCAAGGAAGCAGGACGTGAAACTTCAACAATCGTAGTCTTCACAAATGCAACAGCTATCAAGTCTGTAACAGTAGAAAAACTTGGACAAGCATCTGCTAAGACAGTTGTTGCTAAGGTTGAATTGTAATATAGAAAAGAGAAATCATGGCAAAATTCCTGACATTAAATACTCATAGTTGGATGGAAGAAGAGCAAGAAACCAAGCTTAATCAGTTGGTAGAGCGCATTTTTCAAGAAAAATATGATGTCATTTGCCTGCAGGAAGTCAATCAATTAACGGAGTCTGAACAGGTTGTTCAGGCTCCTTTCTA
This window of the Streptococcus sanguinis genome carries:
- a CDS encoding PTS transporter subunit IIBC — translated: MMKDSFKNIFSFEFWQKFGKALMVVVAVMPAAGLMISIGKSIPMINPNLGVLVTTGGVLEQIGWGVIGNLHILFALAIGGSWAKERAGGAFAAGLSFILINRITGVMFGVTGDMLADKTAVVKTMFGASIKVSDYFISVLESPALNMGVFVGIIAGFVGATAYNKYYNFRKLPDALSFFNGKRFVPFVVILRSAIVAIVLSFVWPVVQSGINSFGVWIANSQDTAPVLAPFIYGTLERLLLPFGLHHMLTIPMNYTELGGVYEVITGSGAGTTVAGQDPLWLAWVTDLVGTKSADPSTYQHLLETVHPARFKVGQMIGSFGILMGVAAAIYHNVDADKKHKYKGMMIATALATFLTGVTEPIEYMFMFVATPLYLIYSVVQGAAFAMADIVNLRVHSFGSIEFLTRTPMAINAGLGMDIINFIWVTILFGVVMYLISNFMIKKFNYATPGRNGNYETADGSDEASSSESTGGKVAEASQAVNVINLLGGRANIVDVDACMTRLRVTVKDAEKVGTEEQWKAEGAMGLVMKGQGVQAIYGPKADVLKSDIQDLLDSGEVIPETLPSQKVESAAAEVSYKGVTEEVETVADGQVIDLADVKDPVFSQKMMGDGFAVEPENGKIYSPVAGTVTSVFPSKHAIGLVTDNGLEVLVHIGLETVSLEGKPFEVHVSEGQKVAAGDLLVTADLEAIKEAGRETSTIVVFTNATAIKSVTVEKLGQASAKTVVAKVEL